Proteins from a single region of Pseudarthrobacter sp. NIBRBAC000502772:
- the narJ gene encoding nitrate reductase molybdenum cofactor assembly chaperone, whose product MTRRLQVLYLAAAWCLSYPDEELIGRVPLMRAALAEFPGTVADFQEVLHRLESTPPMEIQAHYVREFDLGRRHALHLSYWTDGDTRRRGEVLGAFKQAYRQSDILVDTHGELPDYLPMVLEYAALVDLAAGRDLLIRYRASLEMLRFGLLRDELPHACILQAICATLPGKSPADEQAVMRMAGYGPPTEAVGLDPYDPRLLPVKGA is encoded by the coding sequence GTGACCCGACGTCTTCAGGTCCTCTACCTCGCGGCAGCTTGGTGCCTGTCCTACCCGGACGAGGAACTCATCGGCCGGGTCCCGCTGATGCGCGCCGCGCTGGCCGAGTTTCCCGGCACCGTGGCGGACTTCCAGGAGGTCCTGCACCGGCTGGAATCCACGCCGCCCATGGAGATCCAGGCCCACTATGTTCGCGAGTTCGACCTCGGCCGGCGCCATGCCCTCCACTTGTCCTACTGGACCGACGGGGATACCCGGCGCCGCGGCGAAGTCCTGGGCGCCTTCAAACAGGCCTACCGTCAAAGCGACATCCTGGTGGACACCCACGGAGAACTGCCTGACTACCTGCCGATGGTCCTGGAATACGCCGCACTGGTGGACTTAGCGGCGGGGCGTGACTTGCTGATCCGGTACCGCGCGAGCCTTGAGATGCTCCGCTTTGGCCTGCTGCGGGACGAACTCCCGCATGCGTGCATCCTCCAGGCCATCTGCGCCACCCTGCCCGGGAAATCCCCCGCCGACGAGCAGGCCGTCATGCGGATGGCCGGTTACGGTCCGCCCACCGAAGCCGTGGGCCTGGACCCCTACGATCCGCGGCTGCTGCCCGTGAAGGGGGCCTGA